From a region of the Chrysemys picta bellii isolate R12L10 chromosome 7, ASM1138683v2, whole genome shotgun sequence genome:
- the LOC135972631 gene encoding general transcription factor II-I repeat domain-containing protein 2A-like, whose amino-acid sequence MAKRKIDSENRGFQSRWENEYMFTEIAGKPVCLLCGSNIAVMKEYNLRRHYETKHENKFKNLSAGQKLQKVEELKKNLTSQQTFFTKAKSQSEAAVKASFIVAEEIAKSGRPFTEGEFVKNCMMKVCDVLCPDKTRAFANVSLSRNTVANRVCEMATDLKTQLIERAKDFVAYSLAVDETTDATDTAQLAIFIRGVDSNLCVTEEILDIKSMHGTTKGEDIFGNVFQSVTDMKLPWEKLVGLTTDGAPAMCGEKNGLVGRMRSKMREENCAGELTVYHCIIHQESLSAKVLKMDHVMNTVTQTVNFIRAHGLNHRQFQSFLREIDSEFGDMPYHTEVRWLSRGKVLKRHFELREEICQFMDSKGKDCTVLRDEKWKCELAFLADITSHLSALNLQLQGREHIITDMHDAVKAFQVKLRLWETQMHQCNLSHFPCCQVIRNQESATVFPNATFAEKLSALRTEFARRFSDFEAQKSNFELLRNPFAVDVETAPVEMQMELIELQCNGTLKAKYDTAGPAQFTRFIPEAMPQLRQHAARILSMFGSTYLCEQLFSVMKINKTSHRSRLTDEHLQSILRIFTTQNLTPNINELVAKKRLQVSGSD is encoded by the coding sequence atggccaagagaaaaattgattctgaaaaccgaggctttcaaagccggtgggagaatgagtatatgtttactgaaattgcaggtaaaccagtgtgtctcctttgcgggagtaatatcgctgtaatgaaggagtataacctaagacggcactacgagacgaaacatgagaacaaattcaaaaacctgagcgcaggacagaagctacaaaaggtagaggagttgaagaagaatttgacatcccagcagacgtttttcaccaaagcaaaatcacaaagtgaagctgctgtgaaagcaagtttcattgtggccgaagagatcgccaaatcaggacggccgtttaccgagggggaattcgtaaagaattgtatgatgaaagtgtgcgacgtcctttgtccagataaaacacgagcgtttgcaaatgtaagcctcagcagaaacactgttgctaatcgggtttgtgagatggcgactgatttgaaaacacagttgattgaaagagcaaaagattttgttgcatactcccttgccgtggatgaaactactgacgcgactgacactgcacagctggcgatatttatccgtggtgtggattccaatttgtgcgtaacagaggaaatactggacattaaatcgatgcacgggacaacgaaaggagaagacatctttggaaatgtatttcaaagtgtaaccgacatgaaactgccgtgggaaaaactcgttggacttacaacagatggcgcacctgctatgtgtggtgaaaaaaatggactggtgggaaggatgcgctcaaagatgcgggaggagaactgtgccggtgagttgacagtgtatcactgcatcatacaccaggaatcgctgagtgctaaagtcctaaaaatggatcatgtgatgaacactgtaacacaaaccgtcaactttatcagagcccacggtttaaatcaccgccaattccagtcttttctgcgggaaatagatagcgagtttggcgatatgccatatcatacggaggtccggtggctaagtcggggaaaagttctcaaaagacactttgagctgcgagaggaaatctgccagttcatggacagtaaggggaaagactgcacagttctgcgggatgaaaagtggaaatgtgagttggcgttcctggctgacataacgtcgcatcttagcgctttaaaccttcaactccagggacgggagcacataataaccgatatgcatgatgcagtgaaggcatttcaagtgaagctgcgcttatgggagacacaaatgcaccaatgcaacttgtctcactttccctgttgccaagtaatacggaaccaagaaagtgccacagttttcccaaatgccacctttgctgaaaaactcagcgcgctgcgcactgagttcgcacggcgcttcagtgactttgaggcacagaaaagtaacttcgagctgcttcgcaacccatttgcagtcgatgtggaaaccgcacctgtagaaatgcagatggagctgatagaactgcaatgtaacgggacactgaaggcaaagtacgacactgcggggccagcacagttcactcgcttcattcctgaagcgatgccgcagctccgccaacatgcggctcgaatcctgtccatgtttggcagcacatatctgtgcgagcagctgttctctgtgatgaaaattaacaaaacgtcacacaggagtcgcctcactgatgaacacctgcaatcgatcctgagaatcttcacaacacagaacctaaccccaaacataaacgaacttgttgcaaagaaaagactccaagtatcaggctctgactaa